The sequence below is a genomic window from Lentimicrobium saccharophilum.
TGGCAGCAATTGGCCAGAAAACAGATATACATTTCCTGAATGATATCAATTCAAATGAAACCACAGGCCAGCTTGCCGCAAACAAGTGGGGAGATCTGGATGCCGATAAAAATACCCTGCAGACGGGCATCCCTTCAATGTTTGCCGCAGGCGACGGGGTTACCGGCCCGGCTACCCTGATACAGGCCATTGCCCAGGCCCGGATCGCAGCGCTGAGTTGTCATCAGTACCTTACCGGTCAGCCGGTGAAGCCGCGCAAAAAAGAGTTTATCAGCAAACGGGAAAATTTCAGAGAGCAAACTCAGGCTGATTTTGCCGGAAAGTTCGCTCGTCAGCTCAGGCATGAAATGCCGGTGCTGGATCCTGATCAGCGCAATAACTTTAAGGAAGTTGAACTGGGTTATGAAAACGAAGCGGTTGCCAGGCAGGAAGCTGCCCGTTGCCTCGAGTGCGGATGCACCGCCTATTTTGACTGCGATCTGAAAAAATACTCCACCGAATACGAAGCGGAGCAAAAGCACTTCGAAGGTGATCATCGCGAGTATGAAGTAGATTTCAGACATCCCTACATCGAAATTGACAACAACAAGTGCATACTCTGCGCCCGATGCGTGAGAATCTGCCACGAGGTGGTCGGTGCCAACGCCCTGGGGCTGGTAAACCGGGGATTTGATACCTATGTAGCTCCAAGTATGGGCAACTCGCTGAGCGACACCCAGTGTGAATCGTGCGGGCTCTGCCTTTCCACCTGCCCTACCGGCGCCCTTTCCGAAAACAAGCTGTTCAAGCCGGGACCGGTAAAGACTGAAAGTTTCAACACCATCTGTAACTACTGTTCCGTGGGATGCACCCTGGAGATTCATCACCGTAACGGTTTTGTGATGGAGGTTAAGGGGGCAGAAGGCTTAGTAAACCAGGACGGAAACATCTGCCGGTACGGAAAATTCGGTTATCAGTACCTGAATGACCGCAGCCGCCTTACCGTTCCGATGCTGAAAAAGAACGGAAAGCATGAGCCCATTGAATGGGACGAGGCATTTGATATTCTGGAAAAAAAGATCAGAACTTCCATACCATCAGAGTCTGCTTTTCTGGCCGGGGCGCGCCTTACCAATGAAGAACAGTACCTGGTTCAAAAGCTGGCACGTGCGGGTGCGAAAACCAATAATATCGGCAGTTTCCATTATCTTGGACGTGGCTCCGGGTATACAAAGCTTACCAAGGCCAACCTGCCTTTCCCCGAGCTTACCGAATCGAGCCGTGTCTACCTGCTGGGGGCAGAAGTGAGCAGGGACAATGCCGTTGCCGGTTTTATGATCTGGAATAACCGGAAGATAAATGGCATTCCGGTGGAGGTAATCACTGCGCCTGACAAAAGTACTTCGGACCATAAAGCAGATAAAATTATCAGGATAAAATCCTATTACCATTTCGTGAAAGCGGCGAACCATTATCTGCTTACACATAAACTGGAGAATCAACTCTTTATAAGAGACCTGATCGATAATTTCGACGAATACAAGTCACATACACTGCGTGAATCTTTTTCAGATCTGGTAAAGGCATCGGGTGTTGACCGTGAAGAAACCATCATCCGGTTTGCGGTAGATTACAACAATGAAAAAGCGGCGGTCATTGTTTTTTCCGAAAAGGAATTGTCGGGACTCACCTGTTCCGAAATCTTCAACCTTGCCTGCATCACCGGCAAACACGGGAAAACCGGCAGCGGGCTGATGTTGCTGAAAGAAAAAAACAACAGCCATGGCCTGCACGACATGGGCGTAATGTCAAACCTGGGCCCGGGGGCCTGCGACTGGGAAGACCCCATCCTCAGACAATCGTTCGAGCACAGCTGGAACTGCGGAGAACTGCCGTCAGGAAACGGTTGCACCCTGCACGACATGCAAAGCGGCACATACAGGAACCTTTTTATTTTCGGTGAAGACCCTGTGGGATGCGCCGTAAACCAGGACGAAGTCAGGAATTGGTTTTCCAAAGCCGGATTCGTAATGGTGCAGGATTATTTCATGACCGAGACGGCAAAAATGGCTGACCTTGTATTACCTGCTTCACTACCCTGGGAGACCGGAGGCACCTTTACCAACAGTCAGAAAGTGATTCAGAAAATCGACAAGGCATTGGAACCTGCGATTCAATACGAAGGATGGAAACAAACCGATAAGCTGCTTTCGCGGCTGGGCCTCGGTACATTCGAAACGGTCGACGACATCATTTTCGAAGTTGCCTCTTTGCTGCCAAAGTATTGTACCAGCAGTAAACTCCGGTTCAGGATAACGGAAGAGGACAACTACAACCCTCTTTTCAGACATGGTTGTGATGCAGTGAACAGAAGATTCGACCTGGAATTTGAGAAGGCATTTTCAGAATCATGATGCCTGATTGTATTGACGGAATATTTCAGTCAGCTCGCGGCAACCTTAAGGTATTATGAATTTTCCGGATAATCCGGCGCCGTTCTCATAACGGAGCACGAAAAGGTATATTCCTTTGATAACCGGCTTACGGGTAAGCATGATACGTCTTTGATCAAATATATAGTTATCAATGCTTTTGCCGGAAATATCCAGGATTGACACTTCGCCTTTGCGCGCCGGCGGGTTTTTAACGGATAATTCTGCACCCTGATCTGAATAAAGGATGGTATAACCCCGATCACCTGAAGGTATGAATTCAACCTCCAGAGCGGTAGTAAAACCCGTATTACCAAGTTCAAGGCGATAGTAGTTCAGGGTGTTCGGAACAGGCAGGCTGTCGGTAAAAGTGAAGGTGACAGAAGTTTCAGGGTTACCGCAGATACCGGGAATCTCTCCGATCTCATCATAAAACAGCCCATCCGCAGATCTTTCGATACGGGTTCCTTCGCACAGGCTACCACTCCGGAAAGTCCAGCGAAGGAAGACCTTATTGCCCTGCTGGTAACCCGAGAAATCCTGAAGTAACGGATGTACCTGTGCCCTGCCCGCGGAAGGAAGGACCTGCAAAGTAATTATCACCAGAAAAATCAGGTATTTAAACGGAACTGTCATTTTTCAGCATGTTTTCCATACTGAAATAACAATAAGACATTCCCATTGTTTAAAGCATCCCGGCAATCTACCGGAATTAAAAGGTTAGACGGTGAACCGGTTAAAATTTCAGTTGCCTGATGATATCTATGGTTTGGTCAAGCATATTTTCAGTAAAATCAAGGTGCGTGACCAGCCTTACCGATTGCCTGTCGAAATCGATGGCCAGAACGCCCTCTTCTGCCAGTTTGCCTGTAACCATTGAAGCGGTGAGCGGCTCTTTAACTTTGAAAATCACAATATTAGTATCCACAGGCAGCACCTCACTCACCCATTGAAGTTGCTGAAGGGCTTCTCCCAGCTGGCGGGCCCGCCGGTGATCCTCTTTCAGCCGCTCAACGTGATGATCAATTGCATATATTCCGGCAGCGGCAAGATATCCCGCCTGTCGCATGCCACCCCCGAACACCTTTCTTACCCTCCTGGCCCTGCGGATAAATTCATGATCACCCAGCAAAACCGAACCTACAGGAGCACCCAGACCCTTGGAAAGGCAAATGGAGATGCTGTCAAACAAAGCGCCGCATTCCCGCGTTGATTGCCCGGTAACAGCCAGGGCATTAAAAACCCGGGCACCATCAAGGTGATATTTGAGTCCGTTGTTACGGCAAACCTCCCCTATCGCGGCAAGTTCCTGATTGCTGTAAACAGCGCCTCCTCCCTTATTCATGGTATTTTCAACCTCTGTCATTGCGGTACGCGGACGGTGCAGGTCGTCGGGATTGATGTGATCGGCCACATCCTTTGCTGTGATCCTCCCACGGTCACCCTCCAGCAGACATACCGAAAGCCCCGAGTTCGACATCAACCCGCCAGCTTCATAGTAATACACGTGCGAAAGCTTGTGCAGAATCACCTCTTCGCCCGGCCGGGCATGCACCCTGGCTGCAATCTGGTTGGTCATGGTGCCCGAGGGGCAAAAAAGCCCGGCTTCCTTCCCGAAAAGAGCGGCCGTTTTTGCTTCAAGGGCAGCTACCGTAGGATCTTCCCCGAAAACATCATCCCCGACCGGGGCTGAAAACATGGCTTCAAGCATACCCGGTGTGGGACGGGTAACGGTATCGCTCCGCAAATCAATTTTCATCGGCGTAAAAATTTTCCGGCAAAGGTAAGACTTGTGATGATTTTATGCTTCCGGAAATAACCCGGATTACCGCTAAGATTTAAACCAATGAGAGATAAAAAGTAAAAGGCCTGACAGGCAATTTGCCCGCCAGGTCCTTCTCCCGTAAATAATACTCAAACCAGGATGATAAATTTCAAACTGCCTCTAATTATCTGTCAGGCTAAGGGTTCCACCACAAAGAGCACATCGTTCTTGGCTACGGCATCACCGGGATTGAATTTTATTCCTGAAACAATTCCATCGGCTGTAGCCTTGATGTTATTCATCATTTTCATGGCCTCAATCACCGCAACGGTTTCTCCTGATTTAACCTGTTCGCCGTTTTTCTTTTTAAACTCCACCAGCATGCCGGGAATAGGGGCTACCAGTGCGCCGGTGCTGACCGTGGTCTGCTTTTCCTTTTCCCTTTTGGGTTTGCGCACCTGACGCGTAGTGGTTTTAAACTCAGGTATGGCAACGGTAAACCGCTCACCGTCAACGTACACCTCGAGTTCATTCAGGCTTCCGGCATCCTTTTTCTGTGAATGTTCCCCGCGCAGGGCGGCAGAAACCAGTTCCTGCTCCCGCTTCACGTCTTCCATCGTTTTTGGCTTTACATCGTCCGGAGGGGTTTCCAGACCATATTTCCATTTCAGGAACCGCTTTCCGGTTACGGGGTAAAGGGCCACGATCAGTTCATCATCAACATCCCTGGCAAGGCCTTCCGCTTCTTTGGCTACGCCCGGCATTTCAGGCTTAAGCACGCTGCCGGGCCTGCAATCGATGTGCTGCTCTCCGCGGGGATAATCTTTGAGCG
It includes:
- a CDS encoding FAD-dependent oxidoreductase produces the protein MKNKVNIIINDQLAKGYEGETILTAARRLGIEIPTLCDDPRLEPFTSCYVCVVEVEGMRGMQPSCSTRIAEGMKIKTHSEKVLKARKTALELMLSNHYADCVGPCKQTCPAGVDVQGYISLIEKGLYNDAVAVIKETNPLPAICGRVCVRPCEVACRRNLLDEGAPVGIDYLKRFASDIDLDSPDKFKPHIHPETGKRVAVIGAGPGGLSAAFFLRKEGHAVDIYEASPAAGGWLRYGIPEYRLPNDLLQREVDNITEMGVNIHYNKRLGDNISYKDLRLKYNATILAIGSQKGTGIGCEGDDADGVFAGTDFLKALELNKSDKPDFTGKTVVVVGGGNTAMDCCRTSRRLGASKVYVIYRRTEKEMPANPIEIHESKLEGVEYMFLTLPLKVKKDEKGRIKGMICIRMELGEPDASGRRRPVPVPDSEFEIDVDIALAAIGQKTDIHFLNDINSNETTGQLAANKWGDLDADKNTLQTGIPSMFAAGDGVTGPATLIQAIAQARIAALSCHQYLTGQPVKPRKKEFISKRENFREQTQADFAGKFARQLRHEMPVLDPDQRNNFKEVELGYENEAVARQEAARCLECGCTAYFDCDLKKYSTEYEAEQKHFEGDHREYEVDFRHPYIEIDNNKCILCARCVRICHEVVGANALGLVNRGFDTYVAPSMGNSLSDTQCESCGLCLSTCPTGALSENKLFKPGPVKTESFNTICNYCSVGCTLEIHHRNGFVMEVKGAEGLVNQDGNICRYGKFGYQYLNDRSRLTVPMLKKNGKHEPIEWDEAFDILEKKIRTSIPSESAFLAGARLTNEEQYLVQKLARAGAKTNNIGSFHYLGRGSGYTKLTKANLPFPELTESSRVYLLGAEVSRDNAVAGFMIWNNRKINGIPVEVITAPDKSTSDHKADKIIRIKSYYHFVKAANHYLLTHKLENQLFIRDLIDNFDEYKSHTLRESFSDLVKASGVDREETIIRFAVDYNNEKAAVIVFSEKELSGLTCSEIFNLACITGKHGKTGSGLMLLKEKNNSHGLHDMGVMSNLGPGACDWEDPILRQSFEHSWNCGELPSGNGCTLHDMQSGTYRNLFIFGEDPVGCAVNQDEVRNWFSKAGFVMVQDYFMTETAKMADLVLPASLPWETGGTFTNSQKVIQKIDKALEPAIQYEGWKQTDKLLSRLGLGTFETVDDIIFEVASLLPKYCTSSKLRFRITEEDNYNPLFRHGCDAVNRRFDLEFEKAFSES
- a CDS encoding threonine aldolase family protein is translated as MKIDLRSDTVTRPTPGMLEAMFSAPVGDDVFGEDPTVAALEAKTAALFGKEAGLFCPSGTMTNQIAARVHARPGEEVILHKLSHVYYYEAGGLMSNSGLSVCLLEGDRGRITAKDVADHINPDDLHRPRTAMTEVENTMNKGGGAVYSNQELAAIGEVCRNNGLKYHLDGARVFNALAVTGQSTRECGALFDSISICLSKGLGAPVGSVLLGDHEFIRRARRVRKVFGGGMRQAGYLAAAGIYAIDHHVERLKEDHRRARQLGEALQQLQWVSEVLPVDTNIVIFKVKEPLTASMVTGKLAEEGVLAIDFDRQSVRLVTHLDFTENMLDQTIDIIRQLKF